The genomic DNA AGCATTCGGGTGAAACGATCAGCCGCTAAACGACAACTTGATGTCACGGCGGACAGCGAGGCCGATGCTCCCTGGAGGATCAGTTCAAACGACATGCCGCAATGTTGGAATGAATGAAAAGACGACTACTCATTCAAAATGAATAAGAGTCGTCTTTTTGTTTCGTTAATGCCGATCAATCTACGAAACGATGGATTTCCTCCAACACCTTGCGATGCTCCTGTAAAAAGACACCGTGGCCCGCATGGGGAAATAGAATCAGCTTGGAGCCTGGAATACGACGGTTCAGAATCTTGGCATGCTTCGGACTGAAGACCCAATCATCCTCGCCGTGAATAATAAGCGTTGGTGCCGAAATTCGCCCGAGCCGATGGTACGAATCGAAATTCTTGCTCGCCTCACGATGAATCTCCATGCTTCTAGGGTTCGAAGGCGCGATCTGCATCCGTTCCACGAGCGAAGCGATCAAGTCCGGATTCTCCTGGATATAAGCTTTGGAGTAAAGCATATTTAGCGTGTCTTGCGGGGAATATGCAGCGTTCTTTCGCATCAGCCACTTGATCATCCGAAAAGAAGGCGGCACCCGTTTGACCCCGCAGGTCGTGGAACATAAGATTAATTTCGACACGCGGCTGGGGACTTCGATTGCAAGCTCCTGCGCAATCATTCCCCCCATGGATTGGCCTAAAATATGTGCCTTTTCGATATCGAGCGCGTTCATTAGCCCAATGACATCCTTGGCCATATCCGAGATGTCGTACGCTTCTGTCGGAGCGTCGCTCCGGCCTGTACCTCGATGATCGAGCATGATGAAGCGGTTCCTTTCGCTTAACGCTGCCTTGATTGCCGGGTTCCACCAGTCCATGTTGCTGTCTTTTCCTGTAAGTCCGATTAAAGGAAATCCTTCCCCGATCGATTCATAACAAATGTTAATGCCGTTGACGAATACTTTTTCCAAAATTGCCCACTCTCCAATTTCGTAATTTCTGGCCGCGAATGAACGATATCCAAGATCAATATATTCTACGGAAGGGAATAGAGTGAGGATGAAAGGGAAAGGCCCTCAGCCGATTGACGGCTTGAGCCTTTCCGTGTAGAACTCCTGTTTTATTTCTCTTCCGCCGATTGTTTCGTCCACGTGGATTCCTCGGACATTTTCGAATTCTGTTCCTGTGGTGAGCTTGCCTTTATGCGCTTCAGTCCTATCGCCATTAATTCTTGGCCAGTTCCCATGATACCGGT from Bacillus methanolicus MGA3 includes the following:
- a CDS encoding alpha/beta fold hydrolase, encoding MEKVFVNGINICYESIGEGFPLIGLTGKDSNMDWWNPAIKAALSERNRFIMLDHRGTGRSDAPTEAYDISDMAKDVIGLMNALDIEKAHILGQSMGGMIAQELAIEVPSRVSKLILCSTTCGVKRVPPSFRMIKWLMRKNAAYSPQDTLNMLYSKAYIQENPDLIASLVERMQIAPSNPRSMEIHREASKNFDSYHRLGRISAPTLIIHGEDDWVFSPKHAKILNRRIPGSKLILFPHAGHGVFLQEHRKVLEEIHRFVD